The genomic window tCGGGCGtccctaaggtggtatggccgtaagcaattatagacttgaccatattagcctttatacaggaggaggacgtaaggagtgagagcgctgccgtggccagagacgggacttgtacagaaacaatgattagatccataatgaatgaatgaatacgttattccagactcagagttacatatttgaacgcaatgcattacactgcttgggcgtcatcgtctgcgtgatcttttgaagaaacgtagcgttgcaaaaccagggatggactaaggtggaccgccgtcattgcagctctctgttacgtcactacactgtccacatgtttcacaaatagagtttgaggagacgtcgtcagagtctgtatgttgcttaaattctccaaagcAGTgagcgctaaagatcagcgcacggtaggccattgcatccaatgagctcgagttgaaaaagcataatgcttacagcacctggtattcccaggcggtcacccatccaaggactaaccaggcccgaccctgcttagcttccgagatcagacgagatcgggtgtgccttttttttttttttatctttttattgttttcaatttttttacaatttccCGTCACTACTTACAGCAACCTGGCCTTCCGAggaggtctcccatccaagtactaaccaggcccgaccctgcttagcttccgaaatctgacgagatcgggcgtgcctaaggtggtatggccgtaagcatttatagacttgaccatattagcttttatacaggaggaagacgtaaggagtgagagcactgccgtggccagagacgggacttgtacagaaacaatgattagatccataatgaatgaattaatacgttattccagactcagagttacatatttgaacgcaatgcattacactgcttgggcgtcatcgtttgcgtgatcttttgaagaaacgtagcgttgcaaaacctgggatggactaaggtggaccgccgtcattgcagctctctgctgctccctgctagcagcgtcactacactgtccacatgtttcacaaatagagtttgaggagacgtcgtcagagtctgtatgttgcttaaattctccaaaacagtgggcgctaaagatcagcgcacggtaggccattgcatccaatgagctcgagttgaaatagtataatgcttacagcacctggtattcccaagCAATTTCCCCTCCAAGTCCCTATCTATCCCGTCAGCCGACCAATGGTTGAGCGATGCTGAGCAGCCTTCAGCCAATGGTTGAGCAATGCTGAGCAGAGCTGAGCGCCCAACAGACCAATCATTGAGCGTGGATTGGAATACTAATTTCTTCTGTTCACGATCAAGGTTGCCATGCCACTAGTTCGGTGAAGCTGTCAACGGAGGATTCACTCAGGTAAATTGTATCCCCTGCATCGTTTGCTAGTTAATAATTAGACATTTTTTTACGGTTTGTATTAAGCTGTTTCGATTttgtagaaagagaaaagatttCGACCGTGTCATAACGCGGTCGTTGTGTATAAAGGGAAGACGTAGAGGGTACGTTTTTAGCTGCTGGGTAGACTTCAGTCAACCTATCGCCGTTTTGTCTGTGAGCAACCATATTACTCGTGGGTGGTCTCCTTTTAATCGTGGTAATctaagctttccaacggtgtatGGCATGACTATATGTACCCAGGGGTCGTTGAAATAATAAGCTGATTAATGTGTGTTTAGTAACGATAGCTAGGCGCGGCTAACGACACTGTTTACAATAGTAAGGGCATACGTCGCATACCTGCAAACTTTTCACATTGGTAAATGTGACGGTTTAGACAACAGCTGATGCGAGAGTAATTGTAACATAAAGCAATTTGGCGACCGTGTTAATCTCTTGTTGCATGGGATGCGCTGCATACCTGGTAAACAGTAGCTAATTTCTACCAACATAGATAACAATCTGGCGAGCGTGTTGTCCTAGGCTAATACACCAACAGCACATTTCTGTGTAATAAAGGGCTACATATTGTCAATCTAAATGATCTGCTTTtagttttactcatttattcatgttttactGTACCAGATGGAACATGGAGAAGCCTACACATCAGTGCGACAAGacattcagtttaaagtcagaCCTGGCGAGGCGTCTGAAGATCCATGCCATCGCCAGGGAGACCTTTACCTGTGATGTCTGCGGGAAGAGCTTGGCCACTAAACCATCGCTGGTCAGCCATCAACAGCTACACCAGTACCCCAACATCATTTTGTACCGGCAAGGAGAGGCCAGGCTGTACTGTACAGAGGCAGCAAGGTCTGTGGCAGAGGCCCGCAATGGCTGGATCTCAAGACAGCAGAGACCTTTGGAAAGGTCAGCTGGTCATCACGTTCGGGTAGTACGCCGGTCAGACCTTCAGGTGGCTTGTGGAGAATGATGTCGGCTGGCTGGTGTGGCTGCTGTTCCagtactgccagcagggagagcagaaCGAGCTGCAGAAGGAGCGACTGCTCCTTCTGCCACAAGGTGACTCCTCACCTGAAAGTGCGGTCGGACGCACCGTTCCCGGAGGCTCCTGCGCTgccaacatccctccctccgccagACCGGCCTCAGGTCCAGTACCGGCACATCCATCACGAGGCTGGAAAGAGACGTGGTGAGAAGCGGAGGTAAGTTGTCATAAGCACTTTGTTTCACCTGTTGGCTGTGGAAAGCAAAtagcacacacgtcatatcaatGCTGATCACATGTGTATTTTATATTTCCAGATTATTTGTTGATGAGCCAGAGCATGCGACTCCCGCGAACCGGCCCGTTCAGCCCACTGGGTTTGTCGTCCTCCACCCGGCTGAAGCCTGCTGCGCTCACCCCCATTCTGCCGAGGCCTCCTGCgcccacccacctccagccgAGGCCACCCGCTGCGTTGACCTACGGCCCACCCCCTGTGTCGGCAGCACCCATACTGCTGGTCCTCCCCGCACAGCCACCATCCTGTTTCGTGGGACATCCTGCAGCCAGAGCTTTGTCCCTCCTGCACCAACAGTGAAGACATTCATGCCTAACAAGTCCTCAAGGCCATGTGGGGCTTGCCACGTGCCAAACTGTGGTGGACAGTGGAAGAGGTACACCCCTTCCAAGGACAAAGTGGCTGGAAGCATGCAGAAAAAGTTTTCCTACTGTCCATCCACTAGGATGTCCACTACCCCTGGCTTTTACAATGTGGTGTATGAAAACTTTGAACTCTTTAAGAATGTCGTGGATGCAGAGTTGGAAAGGAGGACTGTGTAAATacctggaagtgtgtgtgtgtgtgtgtgtgtgtgtgtgaataacttACCTCTGTGATGCCACTGTTCCGGTGCCatctgtaagagagagaaagaggcttgtttgtgtgtgtttgtctttgtctttgtgtgtgttttttaaagtgcttcagcaagcactatctatttatttatttatttatatcgttaaaaaaaaatgcactttGCAGTTTTACTTGAagttcttttgtttgttttttatttattattatttatattgctGTTAAAATTAACTTTGTAGTATCCATTCTGGTCTATGTTCAATATATCGAGGCCAATCTTTTAAACCATAATCAGTTCCAATCTAACACAATCAGTTTACATACCCTTTAGTGGTTGTTCATGTTCAGataatctgtg from Gadus morhua chromosome 17, gadMor3.0, whole genome shotgun sequence includes these protein-coding regions:
- the LOC115529182 gene encoding uncharacterized protein LOC115529182; translation: MMSAGWCGCCSSTASRESRTSCRRSDCSFCHKVTPHLKVRSDAPFPEAPALPTSLPPPDRPQVQYRHIHHEAGKRRGEKRRLFVDEPEHATPANRPVQPTGFVVLHPAEACCAHPHSAEASCAHPPPAEATRCVDLRPTPCVGSTHTAGPPRTATILFRGTSCSQSFVPPAPTVKTFMPNKSSRPCGACHVPNCGGQWKRYTPSKDKVAGSMQKKFSYCPSTRMSTTPGFYNVVYENFELFKNVVDAELERRTV